A genome region from Vicia villosa cultivar HV-30 ecotype Madison, WI unplaced genomic scaffold, Vvil1.0 ctg.000011F_1_1, whole genome shotgun sequence includes the following:
- the LOC131621841 gene encoding uncharacterized protein LOC131621841 translates to MGGGMEANKNKYIEEWGAVRENLEHNFRWTRRNLLLVGIFGLAVPVLVYKGIVKEFHMQDEDNGRPYRKFKP, encoded by the exons GAATGGAAGCAAACAAGAACAAATACATCGAAGAATGGGGCGCTGTTAGAGAGAATCTCGAACACAATTTCCGTTGGACTCGCCGTAACCTCCTTCTTGTTGGTATCTTCGGTCTCGCTGTTCCCGTACTCGTCTACAAAGGCATCGTCAAGGAATTC CATATGCAAGATGAAGATAACGGCAGACCATACAGGAAGTTCAAGCCTTAA